The Malus domestica chromosome 10, GDT2T_hap1 nucleotide sequence TTAGAAGCTATATTTTTCTGGTTCTAATCCTGCTGATTGCTAGCACCAGCAGGGACACAATAAGGGCTGAACCTGCAATGATAAAAGGAGAGCACAGCAGATTAGACTTTTCCAAACCATCCTTCTTCCCCATATCCTCACTTGATTCCTCATCAGCCACATCACCTTGTTCCTCCGTTTCGGAAGATtcatcctcttccttctcttcattttgttcttcattctttGATACTTCTTCGATTTTGTTTTCGTGACCTTTTTCGATGGGTTCTTGCTTTGGTAGCTGCTGAACAATATCACCTTCTTTACGAACTCCGTCCGTATTCTTTTCGTGTCCGACTTGTGCTTCTTCTTGTGTTGCTCTTCTGTCTTGTGCAAGTTTTGATGATTTGCCGCTCTCTGGTCTACTTCTAACGTGTTCCTCAATCCCCGCCTTTGGTGTTTCTATTTCGGGCTCTGCAGTAGAGTATTCTTCAGCTGTTTCATGCTTAGCAATTGCCTGAGCTTCTTGTAATGACCTTGTAACTTCATGAGTTACTTCACTGGTTTTATCCACATTCACTGGCTCTTCAGCATCCTTGCTGATCCTTGGAGCCTTGTCCGCTACAATTTGGTCTCTTCCGAGTTCCTTTCTTTCAACTTTCTCTTTCTCAACTCCATCAGCTTCTTTAACCTTTGCAACTTTTAGCTCTTCACTGTGTTCCGAAACAGATTTTGTTTGGTGTTGCATACTTTGAGTCTTTGAATCTTTAGCTTCTTCCTGCACTACGCCTCTGCTCGCATCCTTTTCGATAGCTCCATCAGCTACAATTTCTTTCTTGGAGCCCTCTTCATCAACCCCTTTCGCATCTGTTCGATGATTTTCTTCTACTTTCTTTTTCTCAAGCTCACCAAATTGGTCCTCAATTTTCCCCCTAAAACCATATTTTTCAGAGACTTCTCCAGCCGCAGGAGGTTTTGTGAGCTGCTGTCTCCCTATATCCACTTCATCTTCTTTCACTTCCTCGATCTCAACCCCGCGAATTCCTTTCACCGATTTTGGCATGACGATCGTGAGAGTTGATTCGTGTGCATTAAACTTGGCCTTGATTCGATCCAAAACCACTCTATCCGGAATTCGAAAGACTTTTCGGAAACCCCTCATCTCCACCTCTTTCTTGTACATTATCCATCCTGACATAACCTTCTCTTGAACTGGCTTCTCCCCACTGATTCCAATCTGAGTCCCATCTTCGTTTATGTCGATATGTACACGCTCTCTTCTATAACCTgcaaaaattaatttcttaaataaAAACACACATGTGAATACTACGAGAGCGCTCACATTAAGATAAAATGAAAAGATACCGACCTTTGAGATGGGCAGTGAGGATGAACATGGTTTCGGTTTCCTTAGACACGAAAATAGGACCGGATTTGTCCTTGGCAATCCGAAGGTTGGCAGACGAAACATGATCGTCTACGCTGTGGGTGATCTTGAGTCCTAATTCTAGATCCATTGGTGGTTTTTCGTGTTAGATATCAATTTCggaaactcaaatttttatttcataaaaAGGGGTAGAAGAATGTGGTTATTGAATTGAGGGAAATGTTAGGTGAGCATATGAACAAAGTAAGCACATATTCATTGCTTGTTAATTAGGGCTGCTGCAACTGTTTAAATCCTTTGCTTTCATGATATTATTGTTTGCCTTGGCGGGAAAGCTAACCTCTGTTTTTCATACCAAAAACATGCAAATGTCCCTTGGGTTACTGTTAgaccttaaaaactaccaagcctacatggcgcgtaggccgagtaattaaaaagctaactaagtcattcggttgtgtgcggggcatgccaactcgtcgaccgaactcggccggggagtaaaatgtgttgatgttgcgttgggcgcgatgctgacttcttgatcttgcgactatGGCCGAGCaaggaacacgtctcagccTTCAGGTTccagagcctgaagacaagactgctagttctgtgaagttcaatatcaaattcggcctTCAaagtgccgaatgtagtaacctgtaacacctcacttcgtcgagaaggctaataagatgacctctgccaataaggagtcgaaaatccttctcgaccgagacttggatagataaccaatcgACCCCGACGccgtgctgtttatccaaactgaaggtgctccgggGTCGGTTGATTTCAcggcaacagtgctgtttatccagaCTGAAGGTGTCACCGAACTGAAGTTGTCACTGGTTGCCCtcatagtgctgtttatccaaactgaagatgtgttggcaaaaaaggaaaataaaaatctcaaggttattgagaggtttcgcgtagagcgagtttgcgcaaggcagtttgtgtgttgagtttgAGGGGGCATCACTTGTTGCAACgcaccttgtatttatagcatTCATATCTTCTACTGGGCACAACCAGATAATTTTGTAGAGTCTAACTACAACTCTAATTCACGGAAATGAACTTGATCCGCATCAGAAACCAAGGCATATCCTTCAAATTGATCCGTGGGATTTGTTTCTAGACTTTTCAAACCTAATAAAAGTTAGGCTTATCACA carries:
- the LOC103444647 gene encoding inactive protein RESTRICTED TEV MOVEMENT 2-like gives rise to the protein MDLELGLKITHSVDDHVSSANLRIAKDKSGPIFVSKETETMFILTAHLKGYRRERVHIDINEDGTQIGISGEKPVQEKVMSGWIMYKKEVEMRGFRKVFRIPDRVVLDRIKAKFNAHESTLTIVMPKSVKGIRGVEIEEVKEDEVDIGRQQLTKPPAAGEVSEKYGFRGKIEDQFGELEKKKVEENHRTDAKGVDEEGSKKEIVADGAIEKDASRGVVQEEAKDSKTQSMQHQTKSVSEHSEELKVAKVKEADGVEKEKVERKELGRDQIVADKAPRISKDAEEPVNVDKTSEVTHEVTRSLQEAQAIAKHETAEEYSTAEPEIETPKAGIEEHVRSRPESGKSSKLAQDRRATQEEAQVGHEKNTDGVRKEGDIVQQLPKQEPIEKGHENKIEEVSKNEEQNEEKEEDESSETEEQGDVADEESSEDMGKKDGLEKSNLLCSPFIIAGSALIVSLLVLAISRIRTRKI